A portion of the Roseovarius sp. SCSIO 43702 genome contains these proteins:
- a CDS encoding prephenate/arogenate dehydrogenase family protein: MSVIYERVALIGLGLIASSMFWAMKRAGVAGEVTGYARSAETRRTAREIGLCDRVCESAREACEGADLVVLCVPVGVMGAVTAEIAPVLKPGATLSDVGSVKRAVIEAVSPHVPDGVHFIPTHPLAGTEQSGPTSGFAELFDNRWTIILPREDEDEAATRRLETFWQALGALTERMDADHHDLVLAVTSHTPHLIAYTMVGVADDLSRVTDSEVIKYSAAGFRDFTRIAASDPTMWRDVFLSNKDATLEILGRFTEELFALQRAIRKGDGDHLHAYFTRTRAIRRGIIEAGQDTDAPDFGRAPKGKRA; this comes from the coding sequence GTGAGCGTGATCTACGAGCGCGTCGCTCTCATCGGGCTGGGCCTGATCGCGTCGTCGATGTTCTGGGCGATGAAGCGCGCGGGCGTCGCGGGCGAGGTCACGGGCTATGCCCGCTCTGCCGAAACGCGCCGCACCGCGCGCGAGATCGGCCTCTGCGACCGCGTCTGCGAGAGCGCGCGCGAGGCCTGTGAGGGCGCCGATCTCGTCGTGCTTTGCGTGCCCGTCGGCGTCATGGGCGCCGTCACCGCCGAGATCGCCCCCGTGCTCAAGCCGGGCGCGACGCTGAGCGACGTGGGCTCGGTCAAGCGCGCCGTGATCGAGGCGGTGTCCCCCCATGTCCCCGACGGTGTGCATTTCATCCCCACCCACCCTCTCGCCGGGACCGAACAGTCGGGCCCGACCTCGGGGTTCGCAGAGCTTTTCGACAATCGCTGGACCATCATCCTGCCGCGCGAGGACGAGGACGAGGCCGCAACCCGGCGGCTCGAGACGTTCTGGCAGGCGCTCGGCGCCCTGACCGAACGAATGGACGCCGATCATCACGATCTCGTTCTCGCCGTCACGTCGCATACCCCTCACCTCATCGCCTACACGATGGTGGGCGTCGCCGACGACCTCAGCCGCGTGACCGACAGCGAGGTCATCAAGTATTCGGCGGCGGGCTTTCGCGACTTCACGCGCATCGCGGCCAGCGATCCGACCATGTGGCGCGATGTCTTCCTGAGCAACAAGGACGCCACGCTCGAGATCCTCGGCCGCTTCACCGAAGAGCTCTTCGCGCTGCAACGGGCCATCCGCAAGGGCGACGGCGATCATCTCCACGCCTATTTCACCCGCACCCGCGCCATCCGCCGCGGGATCATCG